One part of the Musa acuminata AAA Group cultivar baxijiao chromosome BXJ1-5, Cavendish_Baxijiao_AAA, whole genome shotgun sequence genome encodes these proteins:
- the LOC135674052 gene encoding protein neprosin-like isoform X1, whose amino-acid sequence MEVERMKEGERVLSFAGTTMLSSSSSLRGLAISLFLLFFFFFSADEIMCVPDSNYTNNRRVETLKLARIERRLDKINKPAVRTIESPDGDIIDCVPRHKQPALDHPLLKNHKIQKAAPQRPRFKGDRTPINYNASDATRRAWQAWHHVGHCPKGTVPIRRSSVDDVLRAKSLFHFGKKHLGGVPLARKVDAPDVASGNGHEHAIAYTMNTEEVYGAKATINVWDPSIQVENEFSLSQIWILSGSFDGTDLNSIEAGWQVSPELYGDSRPRLFTYWTSDAYQATGCYNLLCSGFIQTNNRIAIGAAISPVSSSGSSQYDITILIWKDPIAGNWWMSLGDSSLLVGYWPAALFTHLSDRATMVEWGGEVVNTRTHGEHTSTQMGSGRFAEEGFGRASYFRNLEVVDSDNSLTSARAIATMAENSKCYDIKSFSNADWGTYFYYGGPGNNQHCP is encoded by the exons ATGGAGgttgagaggatgaaggaaggagAGAGAGTTCTCTCTTTTGCTGGCACCACCATGTTGTCGTCGTCTTCTTCTCTTCGCGGTCTTGCTATTTCTCTTTTtctgcttttcttcttcttcttctctgccgACGAGATCATGTGCGTCCCGGATTCCAACTACACGAACAATAGGCGTGTAGAGACGCTTAAGTTAGCAAGGATCGAGAGACGCTTGGACAAAATCAACAAGCCTGCGGTGAGAACCATAGAG AGCCCGGATGGAGATATCATCGACTGCGTTCCCCGGCACAAGCAACCAGCTCTTGACCATCCTCTTCTAAAGAACCACAAGATCCAG AAGGCAGCCCCACAGAGGCCAAGATTTAAGGGCGACAGAACTCCCATAAATTACAATGCAAGTGATGCAACGCGAAGGGCATGGCAAGCATGGCACCACGTCGGTCATTGCCCAAAGGGGACGGTTCCAATACGGAGGAGCTCCGTCGATGATGTCCTGAGAGCCAAATCTTTGTTCCACTTCGGCAAGAAGCATCTGGGCGGCGTTCCTCTTGCTAGGAAAGTTGATGCACCAGATGTGGCCAGTGGCAATGGCCATGAG CATGCAATAGCTTACACTATGAACACCGAGGAGGTGTACGGGGCAAAGGCTACGATTAACGTATGGGATCCTTCCATCCAAGTAGAAAACGAGTTCAGCCTCTCCCAGATTTGGATACTCTCGGGATCATTCGACGGCACGGACCTCAACAGCATTGAAGCTGGTTGGcag GTCAGCCCGGAGCTCTATGGAGACAGCAGACCGAGGCTGTTTACGTACTGGACG AGTGACGCGTATCAAGCAACAGGTTGCTACAATCTTCTTTGCTCGGGATTTATACAGACGAACAACAGGATCGCCATCGGAGCAGCCATATCGCCGGTATCGTCCTCGGGGAGCAGCCAATATGACATCACCATTCTCATATGGAAG GATCCGATAGCAGGAAACTGGTGGATGAGTCTGGGCGACAGCAGCTTGCTGGTAGGCTACTGGCCGGCGGCGCTGTTCACGCATCTGTCGGACCGGGCCACCATGGTGGAGTGGGGAGGGGAGGTGGTGAACACGAGGACACACGGGGAGCACACCTCGACGCAGATGGGATCGGGGCGGTTCGCGGAGGAAGGGTTCGGGAGGGCGAGCTACTTCCGCAACCTGGAGGTCGTCGACTCCGACAACAGCCTGACCTCCGCTCGGGCCATCGCCACCATGGCCGAGAACTCCAAATGCTACGACATCAAGAGCTTCTCCAACGCCGACTGGGGCACCTATTTTTACTATGGCGGACCGGGCAACAACCAGCACTGCCCTTGA
- the LOC135674052 gene encoding protein neprosin-like isoform X2 produces the protein MEVERMKEGERVLSFAGTTMLSSSSSLRGLAISLFLLFFFFFSADEIMCVPDSNYTNNRRVETLKLARIERRLDKINKPAVRTIESPDGDIIDCVPRHKQPALDHPLLKNHKIQAAPQRPRFKGDRTPINYNASDATRRAWQAWHHVGHCPKGTVPIRRSSVDDVLRAKSLFHFGKKHLGGVPLARKVDAPDVASGNGHEHAIAYTMNTEEVYGAKATINVWDPSIQVENEFSLSQIWILSGSFDGTDLNSIEAGWQVSPELYGDSRPRLFTYWTSDAYQATGCYNLLCSGFIQTNNRIAIGAAISPVSSSGSSQYDITILIWKDPIAGNWWMSLGDSSLLVGYWPAALFTHLSDRATMVEWGGEVVNTRTHGEHTSTQMGSGRFAEEGFGRASYFRNLEVVDSDNSLTSARAIATMAENSKCYDIKSFSNADWGTYFYYGGPGNNQHCP, from the exons ATGGAGgttgagaggatgaaggaaggagAGAGAGTTCTCTCTTTTGCTGGCACCACCATGTTGTCGTCGTCTTCTTCTCTTCGCGGTCTTGCTATTTCTCTTTTtctgcttttcttcttcttcttctctgccgACGAGATCATGTGCGTCCCGGATTCCAACTACACGAACAATAGGCGTGTAGAGACGCTTAAGTTAGCAAGGATCGAGAGACGCTTGGACAAAATCAACAAGCCTGCGGTGAGAACCATAGAG AGCCCGGATGGAGATATCATCGACTGCGTTCCCCGGCACAAGCAACCAGCTCTTGACCATCCTCTTCTAAAGAACCACAAGATCCAG GCAGCCCCACAGAGGCCAAGATTTAAGGGCGACAGAACTCCCATAAATTACAATGCAAGTGATGCAACGCGAAGGGCATGGCAAGCATGGCACCACGTCGGTCATTGCCCAAAGGGGACGGTTCCAATACGGAGGAGCTCCGTCGATGATGTCCTGAGAGCCAAATCTTTGTTCCACTTCGGCAAGAAGCATCTGGGCGGCGTTCCTCTTGCTAGGAAAGTTGATGCACCAGATGTGGCCAGTGGCAATGGCCATGAG CATGCAATAGCTTACACTATGAACACCGAGGAGGTGTACGGGGCAAAGGCTACGATTAACGTATGGGATCCTTCCATCCAAGTAGAAAACGAGTTCAGCCTCTCCCAGATTTGGATACTCTCGGGATCATTCGACGGCACGGACCTCAACAGCATTGAAGCTGGTTGGcag GTCAGCCCGGAGCTCTATGGAGACAGCAGACCGAGGCTGTTTACGTACTGGACG AGTGACGCGTATCAAGCAACAGGTTGCTACAATCTTCTTTGCTCGGGATTTATACAGACGAACAACAGGATCGCCATCGGAGCAGCCATATCGCCGGTATCGTCCTCGGGGAGCAGCCAATATGACATCACCATTCTCATATGGAAG GATCCGATAGCAGGAAACTGGTGGATGAGTCTGGGCGACAGCAGCTTGCTGGTAGGCTACTGGCCGGCGGCGCTGTTCACGCATCTGTCGGACCGGGCCACCATGGTGGAGTGGGGAGGGGAGGTGGTGAACACGAGGACACACGGGGAGCACACCTCGACGCAGATGGGATCGGGGCGGTTCGCGGAGGAAGGGTTCGGGAGGGCGAGCTACTTCCGCAACCTGGAGGTCGTCGACTCCGACAACAGCCTGACCTCCGCTCGGGCCATCGCCACCATGGCCGAGAACTCCAAATGCTACGACATCAAGAGCTTCTCCAACGCCGACTGGGGCACCTATTTTTACTATGGCGGACCGGGCAACAACCAGCACTGCCCTTGA